The stretch of DNA GTTACCAACCAAACACCGTCAAGAGTCATTGTGATTGGGCAGTTAATACATATTTCCAAAGATCGGGTCAAATCCCTGGGAGCTGTAACTTCTCAGGAACTGCTACCACCAGATCAAATCCTCCTTCAAGTAATAATAACTCATCTTCCAAATAGTACCCaaaatttgttggttttgtgaAGTAAAAAAGATCGCATATTGatgatttcctctgtttctttaatttgtttttgcagCTGTTGTTACTGGTTGCATCTATCCTTCAAGTCCTGGGTATGTTTGTTTACTAATAACTTCTATTAAACTCTTAAAATTGGAAAATAGAATTTTTGATTCTTTATTCTTTTCACTTGATACTTAAGAAGACTTTACCACCAACCATTCTCATTTCTCAACAGCTGAAATTGACCAATAAACATCATAAgtgttctttttatttgtttctttaactttttCAAGATTTGGTAAAAGAGATTGTTTGGTTAAACTTGTCTTTTACATTACGTGACTTAAAAGTAACAAATTACAATGTTTTTGTCTTACACAGAGGCGCAGGGACAACTCTGACGACCGGGACTTCTACAGGAACACAGACGTTTCCGGGAACTCCAGTGTTTGGTCCGACCGGAGGCTTTGATCCTTCGGGAAACAATGGTGCTTCGAGTTTGTTCATTTCAATCCCTCTCACACTTGGTTTCTCCGTCATTGCGTTTCTATAAAAAGGCAGTGATTATGAAGAAAGTGAGACTTACGTTTTTGATGTATGGATGAGATTTTGCCACGTGTGAATGCAAGTTCTTTGAG from Camelina sativa cultivar DH55 chromosome 9, Cs, whole genome shotgun sequence encodes:
- the LOC104710263 gene encoding PLASMODESMATA CALLOSE-BINDING PROTEIN 3-like isoform X1, with translation MLSSWIVLHFEGKKKLALVHSSENIIMRLLLGLLFLLALATSSSATYCLCRDGVGEKDLQTSIDYACGVLKDCTPIHDKGPCYQPNTVKSHCDWAVNTYFQRSGQIPGSCNFSGTATTRSNPPSTVVTGCIYPSSPGGAGTTLTTGTSTGTQTFPGTPVFGPTGGFDPSGNNGASSLFISIPLTLGFSVIAFL
- the LOC104710263 gene encoding PLASMODESMATA CALLOSE-BINDING PROTEIN 3-like isoform X2 gives rise to the protein MRLLLGLLFLLALATSSSATYCLCRDGVGEKDLQTSIDYACGVLKDCTPIHDKGPCYQPNTVKSHCDWAVNTYFQRSGQIPGSCNFSGTATTRSNPPSTVVTGCIYPSSPGGAGTTLTTGTSTGTQTFPGTPVFGPTGGFDPSGNNGASSLFISIPLTLGFSVIAFL